The sequence AAATGCACTGAGGCAGATATCTGCAGCAACCATCTGTAGatcagtaaattaaaaacaaCTTTAAGTACAGAATTAATTGCTTAAGTTGACAAAACTCAGCAACATCTGAATACATGAGGGAAAGGTTACAATTACTTTTGAGTCTCCCCACATGATTTTGTCCTATGTAACAAATATACAGCAGTATTACTATTGTAAGAGGAATTCAAAATCCATCGAAAGAGAATGAGAACACAGTACTGCAGCTGTTATTTGCACCTTTCACAAGACTTGAAAGGGAATGCATTTGGAGAGGTGACCCCCCACATCAGTGGAGCCAGGCACTGTCCCCCATCCATCCCTGACCAGGCCAATTCAGTGGCAGCAGCTTTTccaacccaccccccccccaccccaccccccggccccaAACACAGACTTTTAAGATGAGAGAGTATTCAGCATGGTTTCCTGGATTCCTTTTAGTTAAGAGATGATAACCGGCTTATCATTCCATGCTATATCATCCCCAAATAAGTATAGCTTTCACCACTACTGTTAAGCAAAGTAGCACATTTTTAGTGTAAAAAGTTTTCTACTCTGGAAATGAACGTTTCATGAGACACAGAGCACTAAACCGCATAGTTTAACTTTGTACACCATGAGATGCTACTGATAAAGAAACAATGTTCATACAGCCCAGGTTCCGTTTTCCAGTCTACATGTAAGCTATCTGTTAATTTTCTAAGCTACTGGTGAGTAAATCTGTATGttctttcactctccatttttctagactcttgcaacttaattattttcttcttacaaaagccttttgagtctgtagaaaaaaaaaagctagaattaTGTGTCCAAGTTATAATTTCTGTGATGACCAGTTATAAGAAAGTCCCCAGCTTGGCATTTAGCAACTTGTTGTcacaacaagaaaaacattatAACTAGTATTAGAGCGAAATGAGCAAGTTTTACTGCTCTCTCCTCTTAATTTTATGGCACAGCTTTATTTAAATCAAAAGCCATCTATCTCTAGTTTGTGTATTAACTGCAGAGGTTTAAGCACTTTGTCAGTAATAAACTGTCcctttggggggcggggggcccaAATGAATGACTATGCACTGATAGACTGTCAGCTTTGAAGAGTAATATCCCTGAAATCTTCCATAATCAAACGCCTGGCCTGGCCTCAGAACAAAGGACAGGCTTCTCTATACTTAAAGGCCACCGAACAGAGCTCAGGGCAGGGGCAGGCACAACCTGTTGAAGCCGACAAGAGTGGACTGGGGACGAACAGGCTTAATGGGAGCCTTTCAATTGCAGGGGTGGCTCCAGGACTCTATTTCTGGAACGTCTTACTGTTCTGATTTGCAAATTATGGGAAAAGAGTTTGCAAACTTTCTAAAATTGAACAGTTCTCCCCCACTGGCAGACATCTGAACTTACATCAAATAATCTGGGAGTTCAATTGTTGAAGAAGGCTCTGTGGAGGCAGTGCAATCTTCTTTAACtcctgcaaagaaaaaaaaaattttttttcaagcgTTCACCAAACAGTATGGTTACAAAATGCCTATAATTCTAAAATAGATCAGAAACATCTGGAACACTTTTCCTCAAATTCTATTCTTCCATCTCAATAAGCAACAGTGAGCAAGGAATACAATTGAGCACGAACAATAGAGGCCCTGTGACCAGCTCCAGCAGAACCGACGCCAGGCATTGAAAGCACCCTGGCTACTGCAGTGTCTGCACAATAAAGGAATTCCATCCTAACCCAAGGTCAGTCTTCTATTTTCAACAACAGTTGTGGCATCTGCCCAGCAACTCAAAGACTGTGGTGGCAGATGCAGCCGGACAATGGGAGATACAAATTTTATATCAACATCTACTTTTCGTAGGATTCAAACAAGGCAGATGAGATGATGAAGTCAGGTAGCAGACTGCTTCAATCAGTGTATTTTTGCTGCTATTCTTTTTGTATGCAGACAGTGCAATTGGGCAGGAAGTCTTCCCATcaatttaaagtaatttaaaatgttattagtgAACAATTTACACTCCTGTACTCTCTAACCCTCATAGTACTACATGGCTCTTTCCTTACGAggccaaaataaatagataaatcaagTGCCAGTCACTCAGAACTATGCTGTGAATCCCTCAGTATTCCATTTGTTTGAATGTACCATTTCCAGAGGGTATGTTTAGATTTTTTAttagggtaatttttttttatcattcaaaGTAGAATTAGACTAGTAACTCAAACCCAAGCCCTGCCTGCTGGCAAAACATACATGTTCAATATAAAACAAGAGTGAGTATTTAATAATTTCttggtttaatattttaaaggacAAAGCACACTAAAAAAATTATGCAGACTTTGTGGACTTACTGTGTGTGCCTATCTGATTCAGGCTTAGGTAAAAGCTTGTTTTCACAACAGCCTGAGTCTTAAAGGAAAAGGCATTGAGTGCTTGTCACCCAGCTTCTCCTTTGCCACAGACATCAGATAAATTCCAATGGGTGCAGAGCATGTGGGTCTGAATCGGTCCTCAGTTTATGATAATCTCGACTGGCTGGTCCATCCTTAGTGAAGGATTTAGAGACTAGGTCTGCTTCTCTTGGCTTCCAAGTGGGAAAATAGTCAACCTCTGCTGCAGGACTCAACATTCTGGGATCCAGTCCTCCCAGCAGATGCCTCTGTCTCGGGATTACCTTCTGATGGTGGGAAGTGTGGAGTGGAGCATACCCAGGAATCTGGCTCAATAAAAGTTTCattattctcttttctcttcttgatcTGGCAACTTCAAGTATGATAGTGTTTGAGGGGAAAAAGCTTACAGCTGACTCTTGGGCTACTATACACTACCATGCTGATCTAAATATTTCAACAGCCATGCTTTGATGAGCAATATACTCAATCCACATCAGTAAAGGCACCGAATCATACTATCCCCATAATCCAAGCTTCTTGTCTATGGTTAAAATGGTCAGTTAAATCTAAGTACCACAGGCTTTCAGTATTATGGGTGAATCACATAAAGATAAAACTCCTTAAAGTCTAATCACTGAAGTATGTTTTCTAAAGTTGTATTTTTCTGGGGAATTTTACCTTAGTTATGCTAGGTTTAAAACTGGTAGCAGTCCTAAATGATGAGCATGGATCTTCTCTACGGTGGTGTGTAAgacattacattttaaatatatggagTAAGAGAAATCTAATTGTGTCATTAGGTTTTAAAGATCGCTACATGTTAGGTAAGCAGTGTTTCTACTAACTGTTCTTCAGAGGTAAAGCATGATTTTAGGCTTCTTTGGGTCTCTAGATATTTGACTTTTAAAGCTTCCAGAAATGGTTAAATTTATTAATAACAACTGATGTTAGTTTACGCAAACAATGTTCTGAaaattggggggaggggggaagaaaaaaaaccccaaatctaTCAAGCTAGTCACCAACAGCCTTGCACAAGACAAACTGCTTTCACTCTGAATGAAGATGATGCTGCGGATCTCCACATGTAATTTTACCTCGCCTGTTTTATAAAGAATTTGACATTTCCCCTGTGCTATTGTTAATTAAAGCAAGGTTGACCCTGTTTCTTTGGCAAAGAAGGAAATGAGTATTTTTGTTGCTAATTGTGTGTCTGGTTAAATCAGTTCAAGAATGGCATATAATAGGTCACGATGAGGTTGCACAATACTGTGACAGCTCTGGAGAAGAGCAACAAAGTCCACCTTGTCAAAGGGGGTCCCTGGAGGACCAAAGGTCTTTTTCAGATGTCACCACCTtattaataaatacagaaaaaccaTGGTTAATAGTTGGCTAAGAAGAGACAGAAAGTGACTACTataaaatggaagagaaagaatcTTGTTCCAAAGGACAATACTAAAATTAATAACTAAACAGCAGGTCATTTGATAAAAAAGCATTACTAATTCTAAACAGCACACGCTCACACTCAGCACAGTCCCCTCTTCCTGTTCATTTAACCCACAGAGTTGgtttttacaaatgtaaaatacCTTCATTGGAATCCGGATTGGAGTCGTTCAGCTTGGcaatttcctcttctcttttaaggtcctcttccttttcctcaatCATCTCAACATCTTGCTTTTTTATTTGGTCCTTTTCCTTGTGTTTTTTAGACTTCTTCTTGGACTTTTTGTGAGACAAATGGTTTTCTTCCATAGGCTTTGGACACTTTAGTAGAACTGAACCAGGGGGTAAGGTTTCCAGAGAAGTCCTAGAGGTATATTTGTCTTGCTGGTCCTCATAGATACTACCATCTTGACTAAAACTGTCAACAGGTAGGTCTTGAGTCCCCCGGCCTTCTGGAGTGCTAGGGGAATTGGAGTTAGAATTTACAGTCTGAGGCGGGTTGGAGACAGGCAGGTGGGTTGAAGGCAGCGGTGGAGGCGTGGGGATGGCAGCTGCTGCAGGGGGCAGCGGGAGGCCTGCAGTGGACTTTTCACTGGTGGGATTCAAATGGCCATTCAATGTTGGTGGCACTCTATTTGTCAGGTGAGATATTCGAGCCTTTTTATTCATTAAAGGATCAATGAAATCTGAATCCAAAAGCCGTTTctaggggtggtggtgagggggaacagaggagaaaaaaaaaccaaatgagCCAGTTTGCACTAAAATGTAATACATGTGTCATTTGTTACCATATGAACTGAGTAATTTTATTCATACTTAAATTTATAACCAATTTAGATTCACCACCACTATCGTGTTAACTATTCTCTGAGCTTAAGCCACAACCTACAATAAGTTTTCATGTCTAGTGTAAAAAAAACAGAATCTGGAAAATAtggctctttctttttttttttaaattaatttttttgactgcactaggtcttagttaGGGTATGTGgtatctagttgcctgaccagggatcaaacctggactccctgcattgggagcatggagactTAGCcattggaacaccagggaaggccccctaACATGTTTCCTGAAGAAATATATCAGATTATACTTTCTGATCATGCAACCCCACCCTCAGTTACTTGAGagactgccgctgctgctaagtcgcttcagttgtgcccaaccctgtgagatcccatagacggcagcccactaggctcctctgtccctgggattctccaggcaagaacactggagtgggttgccatttccttctctaatgcatgagaatgaaaagtgaaagtgaagttgctcagtcatgtccgactcttttcgaccccatggactgtagcctaccaggctcctccatccatgggatttttccaggcaagaatactggagtgggttgccatttcctttgccactTGAGAGACTAGGCCAATTTATGTGCATTACATCACTCAGGAAATGTATTAAATAGAGGTGGCCTCCTCCTTCTGCTGGCCACAGCTGACCTACTTATATTCAGTGAGAACCTTCTCTGAATATAACCAACCATTATTGGTTGTCAGAATCAACAGGGGTAGGAACAGGGCAACAAGCCTACACTTACTTGATCTCTATGAATGTGCTAAGATCCTGCAGTTACAAGTATTTTGGCTGTTACTTATTATTTCCCCTGTCTTAAGATGGGAACAACCAGCACTTTCAAAATAGTTTCTCTATAAATCTCTATCATTGCTGAAACACTATCCACTTCCTCCCTGGCCCCCCTTAAATATATCTCTTCACTGGATTAGAAGATAAGTCTTAACAACTGGTCCATAAAAATAATATGGAATTTCTGtttcaaaatagtaaaaaaaaaaaaaaaaaaaatcatgctaatATCATCCTAATCCAGGAACAATAAtaacagtatttaaaataaaaagggaagtcAGTGAGTTGATCCCCACTTCTGTCCCATCTCCCTAAGCCTCAGGAGGGGGGCTCAGGGACAGGAGCCCTCTGTCTACAGCACTGGAAGAGACAGGTCGGTCTCACCGCTAGTCCCAGACCTAAGAGCGTTCGAGGTGGTCTGAGAAGCAGGTGGGCTTGAACTCTGATGCTGCTCAGGATCTCCACACCTTCTTCCAACTGAATCTTTTGGGGGAAACTCTAAGCTGGAATGGAGTCTAACTGGAATAGTCTGATTGGGATCTAGTCAAAAAGTGCTTTGAGAAAACATATGGAAACGGCAGAactttttatttgcttatatatTCAATTTTCTCTATAATCTAAGACTTGATATAGGGCTGAATAAATATTGTCTTCTAGTTAGTGATTAAATGGAAAAGTAGACAAtctcaacaaaatgaaaacttaaagAACTGCATAGCAAGGCAGATGTTAAGTACCTTAATGACAAACAGTGTCATGTAGCAGCAAAGAGTTCTGGGTTGGGAGCTGGGATCTGAATTCTAGAGTGAGCTCTGTCTGAGCTAGTCACAACTTGCTATATGACTTTGGGTAGGGAGGCTACATAGCTTTTTCTGGGTCTCATTTCTCTTACGTGCAAATCGGACAACCTGAAAAAAATGGTACCTAAAGTCCATTTCAGGGCTATGATTATATAAGCTTATGCAATACCTGAGGAGAAGATGCAGGGTCTCTACTAGAACATACAGGAGATTCTGAGCGGCTGGTGCTGGCAGCATTCTGAGATGGGTTTAATTTTCTGTAAAGCACACACATGCCCCAGTTAGGGAGACAGTTTTCAAATGTTCATGATAGAAAGCCTGcccttgcttctttttttccatctcaACCCTAAACTAACAATGACTAAAATAATTActtatttgcatcatttttaaaggcaggaaaaaaaaacaacttacctTGAGAGTACTGACTCTAATGACCGTCTGTCTATTTCATTGTATCCAGGCCAGTCTCTTTGAAGCTCTTTAAAAACATAATCCTTTAAGGTGTATGAGAGGTCCTTAGGATTCAGATTGGCTACCTGGAACATGGTGTGAAAACAGAACATTAGATCTTTTTGCGATTTCCTAGCCTAAAACAGGCCATCTTTTGGATTTATACCGAAAATAACTATACCAAATGGCTCCAAAGGGACTGCTAGCTTTGCATACGCCAGATCTCAATAAATACTGTTTGACTTCACTTGGggaattaaataaaactttatatgcatatttaatttttttttttcctggatggcTGCTGTATGTTAAATAGTAATTATACCATTATGCAAAAAGTggaggaaggtttttttttttaatatttttttttcctagtcaaAGGAATCTAAGACAGTTTTCTTAACAActtcattatttatttctggctataACTCCatcggggctttccaggtggctcagtggtaaagaatccacctgccaatgcaggagatgctgttccatccctaggttggaaaaattccctggagaaggaaatggcaacccactccagaattcttgcctggaaatcccatagtcagagaagcctggcaggctagtctgtggggttgcagaagacttaggacttagcaactacacaacatTAACTCCATTACTTTTGAGTCACCATACAAGTCCTTGACCACTTGTGTTAAGTAGAAATCAAACAGTGCCTATATGCTGGTTTATAAAACTTTCCCTTCAGTAATCAACAGAAATTATCTTCATGAATAGTATCAGTTCTGatgatctttttctttaaattttaaatttatttattttaatcggaggctaattactttacaatattgtattggttttgccatacatcaacattaatcctccacaggtgtacacgtgttcctcatcctgaaccagTTCTGATGGTCTTGTGTGTCATCTTCTTGGCTTGCTAAGCTTGCTCCTTATAGCTGCCAGTACTCCTGAAGAACCACTTTTTCAAAATCCTTGAAATCCCCCCAAACCaataaatggaaacagaaacCAAAACCACCCCCAAATTACTGTTATTAGTCAGCCAGTTTATTTGCAAGTGTAATCTTTTCTTATCCTCTAACTACAATTCCTTGTGCGTCCAGGCCCAGGCTCCATTAACAACATAAATGTATGGATTCAGGGGCTGAACCAAGAGTCATTTCCAAGGCTGGCAGAGaggtattcttttattttcctactGGAATGgtctttttaaagaactttacTTCTTTCCATGTCTTTTAAAAGTCCTATAAATTAGAATAgatattttatgcttttcttaCAGCTCAGGTGAATACTAACAATGTTGATATACAGTAGAAAACAATAGGCTTCTCTTAAAATTATGAGATACAACCAGATTTCTCAAAGTGgaataaatataatcattttaCAATTTACAATCTGCTAGCTCCTAATTTATAACTCCAGCTTCAGTTGCCCTCTGGCCCAGACCCTTACATGTAACTACCTACTGAATATCTGTCTCCATTTGGGTATGTCTAACAGACATCTTCCAAAGAGAGGGCATGTAGACAGGACTCCTGACCGCCCTGCACACAGGTGTTCCTTTTCCTTTGCTCCTCATCTCAGTCAGTGGCTCAGGATCCACTCAGTTGCTCCATTTTGTTGTTCTGGGGCAAAGTCCAGGaactggcatttttaaaaaagctccctAAGGGATTCTAATCTGCAGCTAGGACTATGCTGCAGCCCTAGACTATGCTCTAGATTCTGTCAGGTAGTCAGCAGTAATGGCACCCATGTCTCACTTGCTCAGGAAGTAAGCACAcctacatttaaaattatatacaaatacacCATCACATGCCCACTGACGCACATCAGTAGCAGCCTCCATGTGAACTGCCTCTGccatctttttgccttctcatcCTCTAACCTAGGAGGCAATTTACAACCTTTCTGAAAGTTCAGCCATGAATTATTTGGTGACTTATAACCTGAACCTCCCTCCTTCTCTAAATAAAACACTGAATGCACATAACTATACATTCatcctcattcattctttcatcctGTCTCTTGAGCTCTTAAAATTGCTATGTGACAGATGGATTTAAATTAAGTGTTTTCAAAAAGTACTCAAATGACTTAATAAGATCATTGAGATTGCTCAAGATATCTTGAGGACTGGTTAACCCAGAACTGAAGATTATGATTTTACTCTTTCATGATATTTAGTATCATGACATGAATATAAgagaaaatagatgaaaaataGACTAAAAAATTGTTATTCCTTGAATAATAGATGGAAACCTGagggtgtattttattttttaaagatgaaatttatgaactttgaaaatgttactgctttagaaaaaaagaaagcagatgtgATTTACAGTGGATTTGAATGCTAACCAACATTTATGACCCAAAGTCATTCTGAAAAATACAGGAAGTTACAGCCTGAAGAACTGTTGACTTTAACAAAAGTAATGACCTACATTTATATGTAAGCTTGTTATTTTATGGTAACTGATTGGAGCTAATACTTAACACATTCATATCCTTTAATGAAGATAGGTGACTGATTTCAGCATATCCAATGGTAGAAAAAGGCCGAGTATTACATACAGAAAGAGCGTGCAGGGTAAGACATTCACAATTATTTAGTAAGTAAAAATATTCTAGCTTATACCAACCAAAGACCAATAAAATACACTTATAACTTCATCTATATAAACCAGTAAAAAGTATGGCAATAGTTTAGTACATTCAGTACtaaaagcagaaagcaaaaacttaattttttttatggaATTTCAAGCAAAATTTGTTTAATCCAAATGAAGATAATGACTTGAAACTTTTTTTCAATCATTCAGAAGCCTCTAACTTATAAAACCTAGTGTAGCTGTCCACATTTCAGTTAGtttttcattaaatgtttaaACCAAGATGAATTTAAGCTAATGTTCATATACCATTGATCAAAACGATCCTGAAATTTCTCTAActcaataataatgataacaagccttcttaaatgaactcCCGAACAAGACAGTGGGCAGACGGAACTCTCTCCAGCTCTCCTCACCTGCTGCAGAACTGCTCCAAGGGAGTTCTTGTCTTTCTGATTGACACCGTCTTTCTGCAGTCGGGCCAGCAGCTCAGGCTTCTTATAGGCCTTCAGTGCCAGCAAGTGAATCACCCTGTCCCGATACGGCCGCTGAGAGACACTGTTGCTGCCGTGCGTCTTGCGAATCGTATTTGCAGGGTTCATGGGGGTTGACCTTTTCCTTTCAGGCACTGTATCTGAAACAGCTTGAGGAGCTTTCCGAATTTGCACTCTTTTCCCTAAAGTCCAGCAGAAACGACATTGTTAACACACTTGCAGGCAGTAACATCATGAGCATCTCAATTTCCATGACTCTGATTtaggcatcttttcatttctggaAGGAATAAAGACCTCATATTTCAGCTTTTGTTTTACAGAAAGATATGCAAACTGAAAGCATTCTGAGTAAATGGCCTAAAATATAGATTTGGAATTTTCTGATAGACTCATTTATTGGAATAGATAAAACTTATAGAAGCATTTTGGCCACTTAGCTACACAGCAACACACTGGACATTTTAAGGCTGTAGGCATTTGATGTTAGGTGGAAATAATTTCCATGCTCACCTGTGCTACTTACGGAACTTAAACCTACACATTGTATGTCGTTTCTTTGACAGGCATGAATACAACGAACATGCTAAATGTGGAAAATATGTTTGTCTCACTAACGACATACTCTCAGCTGAGCTCAGTCATTAGCTTAATTTCAGATTAAGAAGCCACGAAGAGAAGAGGCAGTCATAATTTGGGGTCAACCTTCACCAGGGTATTCACGAGTCATACTGCTTTTCAACAGAGCACAACAAACTCTgagtcaaaaaacaaacaaaaccaaccaaccaacaacaCAGTCTCAGCAGGCCAGACAATCGGATCCCTTCTCTGTGGTGCTGAGACGAGCCAGGTGAGTTAGAGGAGCGGAGCGGTAAGGGGAGGCCCTCACCCCAGTTCTGCACAGGCCAGTGCCATGCACACAATCAACCCACTGTTTGCTTAAACTTGACAGTGACAAGTGTTTGGCAAGCGGCTGCTTCTAGAAAATACTGTGGGCTATGTGGATTCTCCATGTGGGTGAAGCCATCAGGACATGGTTGGTCCCTGACAACACCTGGTGACCATTCCttgcagaagaaacagaaatgagaatGAACCTGGGCTGACCCTCACTTTATGATTTCTGAGGTGAAATCTCAGAGTTCATTACAAAAGCCTCCAACTCTATGCCCTTGGGTTAAAGAGAAGGAAGAACCGGTAATGTCAGCCAGTGTGGAGCAACTGCACTGGGGACAGTCCTAGCAATTAGAAACTATGGAGAAGCAGGAGCGGTCtcttctgtgtgaccttgggtgaaaGCAGCGTTGTGGCACAGGAACTTTACTGAAAAGCAGTCCTGTTCCTGCTGGGTCCTCAAGGCCTGGCCAGAGGGGCTGTTTATTTGATATAATCCTacctaaaggaaaaagaatgatctCACTGGCTCTTACATTTCTTTACAATCTGGACATAACCAATTGTAAATATCAGATCAAAATACTGACCAACAAAGGAACCCACATTAAAGGGTCACTGCCCAGGGATAAGAGAAGCTATTAAATTAAGGTACAATTAGGGTTCTGGAGGTGGATTTAGACCtggtttctgtatttttcttcagaGATAGTTAGATCAGTGTCAGATGTGCAGGGAACTAACATTTTATCTTGCACCAATTACGGGATGAGGGTGGGGCACTGTGCTAAGAactttacatatataatatagtcTCACAGTTAACCTGATGAGGTAGGCATcggtcccatttcacagatgagaaaaggaGAGTTTCAGTGGGATAATCTCAAAGAGTAAAGTGCTCATTTAGTATTTGCAAGTTTCTGTGATTAATACCCAAGGTTTCCTACTTGTGCTTCTTTTATTGGAAAAGTTTTACGAACAAATGCCCAGTGTCTATTCTTGACTCATGTTGGGCTGGCCAGCTTCCTGTAAACAAAGCTATGGCTGCTTTATCAATCAGATTTTGATGGCTCACAAGGTGAACTGATCAGCAGAGTATCAAAGTGAATGATAGCAAGAGAACAAGCTGATGGCAGAATCAAGGTGGCTTGTCCTGTGTTTTCCCACATTACCAGGCTGCCCAAGTTTGAAGACACCTTGAAATTTCTAATATGGCAACTGCAAACTTTCCAACTCACCACTTCTCAGTTGCAACAGTGTTAGCAAATAGCACTATTCCTTGAAATTTTAATAGGAATTtgtggaaagaaagaataaaggtcACGAAAGTTTAGGAAATGATATAAATTCCacactcccctcccccttgaaaCCTGCTTAACTTCCACTTCCCCAAACCAAGCTGACTGTGGATCCCTTTCCCACACtctctggggagggggaggggcagaggcagaggaTGGTTTTTAGCTAACTCACACTACCATGACTGGTGATTTAGAATGAATTCAGGCCAGCAAAGAAGGTAagtaaaattaaaaccaaaaaacagGACTATCACTGTGTTGCAGGCTGCCCGACTCTTCTGTAGGTCTGACCAACCTCTGGTCCCCAGTCTCAGGAGAGCCCCCAAGGTCTCCTGAGTTTACCCCACCCTCCCTGACGTGGCTCCCCAGAGGGCAGCCAAATAAGGCAGGCTCACTCTGACCTTAACAGGGGTCTAAGTATGATGTCTGGCAAGAAATTAGGATCTGGTTAGGGACACGACTGCCTTGGAGTCTCAGCTGGGATGGAATGCTTGACTATCATCAGTCTGAGTCTCCTGCCCGCAGAAACTCACTTCACCTTTACCTCATTGAAACAGCCAGTCGCAGGGTAACCCATTTCTTTCAAATGATGAAAGAAGAATGGAGTCACACTGGGCCACGGGGTTTGACACAGAAGTCACTGGCTCCCCGCCTCCCCATCAATTTTTGCCAATTCAACCAGGAAGGAGTCCTTTGATTTAAGGGAAGACAGGCTACAGACGAAGAAAACATCAGTACTGTATGTAAGCAGTTACAGAATTGAGATgccaaagttaaaaaagaaaaaaaaataaagtaaaatagagcAGGAAAATGTCAGGTTCAAAGTGGGCAGAAgaaaggctttatttttattttcttacatttgcCTCAGAAAAGTCCTTTTAATAAAGCCCGTGGGAGAACCTAATTCTCTTCCCAGACCCAACTGCTAATCAGTTCCCTGGGCTCCTTatataaacagcagcagcaggtccgACAGAGTTGGGTAATCTGGGACTAAATCTGAACTGTTTTGTTTCCTAACAAGGAGTCCACTTCCAGCT is a genomic window of Ovis canadensis isolate MfBH-ARS-UI-01 breed Bighorn chromosome 5, ARS-UI_OviCan_v2, whole genome shotgun sequence containing:
- the ELL2 gene encoding RNA polymerase II elongation factor ELL2, whose translation is MAAGGAAAAAAGLREEQRYGLSCGRLGQDHITVLHVKLTETAIRALETYQSHKNLIPFRPSIQFQGLQGLVKIPKNDPLNEVHTFNFYLSNVGKDNPQGSFDCIQQTFSSSGASQLNCLGFIQDKITVCATNDSYQMTRERMTQAEEESRNRSTKVIKPGGPYVGKRVQIRKAPQAVSDTVPERKRSTPMNPANTIRKTHGSNSVSQRPYRDRVIHLLALKAYKKPELLARLQKDGVNQKDKNSLGAVLQQVANLNPKDLSYTLKDYVFKELQRDWPGYNEIDRRSLESVLSRKLNPSQNAASTSRSESPVCSSRDPASSPQKRLLDSDFIDPLMNKKARISHLTNRVPPTLNGHLNPTSEKSTAGLPLPPAAAAIPTPPPLPSTHLPVSNPPQTVNSNSNSPSTPEGRGTQDLPVDSFSQDGSIYEDQQDKYTSRTSLETLPPGSVLLKCPKPMEENHLSHKKSKKKSKKHKEKDQIKKQDVEMIEEKEEDLKREEEIAKLNDSNPDSNEGVKEDCTASTEPSSTIELPDYLIKYIAIVSYEQRQNYKDDFNAEYDEYRALHARMETVARRFIKLDAQRKRLSPGSKEYQNVHEEVLQEYQKIKQSSPNYHEEKYRCEYLHNKLAHIKRLIGEFDQQQAESWH